In a single window of the Bacteroidota bacterium genome:
- the tsaE gene encoding tRNA (adenosine(37)-N6)-threonylcarbamoyltransferase complex ATPase subunit type 1 TsaE, with translation MHSWTSSSAEETRSIGKAIGEKLNTGSVVALTGDLGSGKTTLINGLVSVFGIQGSQVSSPTFSIVNAYEGQVPVYHFDFYRIDDVRELWDIGIEEYWLLPGIKLIEWAEKCPEVLPAVHYRIHLTGTGDEPRTISLSEPG, from the coding sequence ATGCACTCCTGGACCTCGTCATCGGCTGAAGAGACCCGATCCATCGGTAAAGCCATCGGTGAAAAACTGAACACGGGATCGGTCGTGGCCCTGACCGGTGACCTGGGCTCGGGAAAGACCACCCTGATTAACGGGCTGGTATCCGTCTTTGGTATTCAGGGCAGTCAGGTCAGCTCTCCGACCTTTTCCATTGTAAATGCCTATGAAGGCCAAGTCCCCGTTTATCATTTCGATTTTTACCGGATTGATGATGTAAGAGAATTATGGGACATCGGAATTGAGGAATACTGGCTGCTTCCGGGAATCAAGCTGATCGAGTGGGCCGAAAAGTGTCCCGAGGTGCTGCCCGCCGTTCATTACCGGATTCATCTGACCGGAACCGGTGATGAACCCAGAACCATTTCATTGTCGGAGCCAGGATGA
- the tsaB gene encoding tRNA (adenosine(37)-N6)-threonylcarbamoyltransferase complex dimerization subunit type 1 TsaB → MILSIDTFSAMAGVALTEGEQERAAWSDWIPNGHSEQLMPAIVKILSGTGVTRPDAVAVCGGPGSFTGLRIGFSVAKGLALGWNCPFLVVPTFQAWEHRLASDPAIAEIGCLIDARQGDWYGRHPDGRLACQSLDAWLSERSGTRVWMVESDQIPVREGVRIESWKTYPDAGRLAVSVGILAGRRLAKGESDDVFVTEPVYIKDFVARISGNPSLI, encoded by the coding sequence ATGATTCTTTCAATTGATACCTTTTCTGCCATGGCCGGAGTGGCCCTGACCGAGGGTGAGCAGGAAAGGGCTGCATGGTCCGACTGGATTCCCAACGGTCACAGTGAACAGCTCATGCCAGCAATAGTTAAGATCCTTTCCGGGACTGGCGTCACCCGTCCCGATGCCGTGGCGGTCTGCGGAGGTCCCGGTTCATTCACTGGTCTGCGTATCGGGTTTTCTGTGGCAAAGGGCCTTGCTTTGGGGTGGAACTGCCCTTTTCTGGTGGTTCCAACTTTTCAGGCATGGGAACACCGGCTTGCGTCTGACCCCGCGATCGCTGAAATTGGATGTCTGATTGATGCCCGCCAGGGAGATTGGTACGGTCGCCATCCGGATGGCCGACTGGCCTGTCAGTCCCTGGATGCCTGGTTGTCGGAACGGTCCGGCACCCGGGTCTGGATGGTCGAAAGTGACCAGATTCCGGTACGGGAAGGAGTTCGGATAGAAAGCTGGAAAACATACCCGGATGCGGGCAGACTGGCGGTTTCGGTGGGTATTCTGGCTGGACGCCGGTTGGCAAAGGGTGAATCGGATGACGTATTTGTCACCGAACCGGTTTACATCAAGGATTTTGTTGCGCGGATTTCCGGAAATCCGTCGTTGATTTAG
- a CDS encoding acetyl-CoA carboxylase carboxyltransferase subunit beta gives MAWFKRKEAGITAESEKKDSPDGLWSKCDSCGTMLYKRQLVDNLYVCFKCGHHFRIGSEIYFEILFDNNDFTEYDANMISEDPLGFVDTKRYTDRIKATIKKTGLHDACRYASGTMNGNAIVIACMDFGFIGGSMGSVMGEKIARGIDKALQLKCPFVMISKSGGARMMEATFSLMQMAKTSAKLTLLAEARLPYFSVLTDPTTGGVTASFAMLGDFNIAEPGALIGFAGPRVIRQTIGKDLPPGFQTSEFVQEHGFLDLIVPRADLKNTISKLASMTRV, from the coding sequence ATGGCCTGGTTTAAACGGAAAGAAGCAGGGATTACGGCTGAATCTGAAAAGAAGGATTCACCCGATGGGTTATGGAGCAAATGTGACAGCTGCGGAACCATGCTGTATAAACGTCAGCTGGTCGATAACCTGTATGTATGCTTCAAATGCGGACACCATTTCCGGATTGGCTCGGAAATTTACTTTGAAATCCTGTTCGATAACAACGATTTCACCGAGTATGATGCCAATATGATCTCGGAAGATCCGCTGGGTTTTGTTGATACCAAGCGGTACACCGACCGAATCAAGGCCACCATCAAAAAGACCGGATTGCACGATGCCTGCCGCTATGCCTCTGGAACCATGAATGGCAATGCCATCGTGATTGCCTGTATGGATTTCGGCTTCATTGGCGGATCGATGGGTTCGGTAATGGGCGAAAAAATTGCCCGCGGCATCGATAAAGCTCTACAACTGAAATGTCCGTTTGTGATGATATCCAAATCGGGTGGCGCCCGGATGATGGAAGCCACTTTTTCTCTGATGCAGATGGCCAAAACCTCTGCCAAACTGACACTTCTTGCCGAAGCACGTCTGCCTTACTTCTCGGTTCTGACCGATCCGACCACCGGCGGGGTTACCGCCTCGTTTGCCATGCTGGGCGATTTTAATATTGCAGAGCCCGGTGCTCTAATCGGTTTTGCAGGTCCGCGTGTCATCAGGCAAACCATCGGCAAGGATCTCCCTCCCGGCTTTCAAACCTCTGAATTTGTGCAGGAACATGGTTTTCTCGACCTCATTGTTCCCCGGGCCGATCTGAAGAACACCATCAGCAAACTGGCTTCCATGACCCGCGTCTGA
- the tig gene encoding trigger factor, with translation MQSTIVDVTKVRKELHVEVSTDELTPHFSEAYRRYQQKATMPGFRPGKVPMAMIEKMYGVSIQYQEIEKIAQKFFQKAFDEKGLKPVARPVMTSIDFNPGQPLKFTVAYDVQPEIKLPDYKKLSVKQISPDINEADVDNELDYIRKISGSFEHDAAKAFESEDFATLEVEELGADGKPSGHKLNPKFFSMRSEEFSESDKQKLIGKSKGDSVALTMLDGTESGRPVQVTIQNVTALKKADLTDDFVKDYTKGQFQTVDAFRENLKEGIARRFARRSETSLQDSIMDELVGLAEMEIPETLVEAFLENFIHEVAHQQKDHKLPADFDENSYRAQNKPLAERSAKWYLIKQNLIEKENLAVTEDDFTAYLKKVSEQDKIPVESLRRAYSKPDARESVNNMILTDKLVSLITSKVKVTMVAPEDFKLRVQNA, from the coding sequence ATGCAATCAACCATTGTTGATGTTACAAAAGTCAGAAAAGAACTCCATGTCGAGGTCTCAACCGATGAACTGACCCCTCACTTTTCCGAGGCTTACCGCCGCTATCAGCAGAAGGCGACCATGCCCGGATTCCGGCCGGGGAAAGTCCCCATGGCCATGATTGAAAAAATGTATGGCGTGTCGATCCAGTATCAGGAGATCGAAAAAATTGCCCAGAAGTTTTTTCAGAAGGCATTTGATGAAAAAGGTCTGAAGCCGGTGGCCCGTCCGGTGATGACTTCCATCGATTTTAACCCGGGGCAGCCCCTGAAATTCACGGTGGCCTATGACGTTCAGCCCGAGATTAAATTGCCCGATTATAAAAAATTATCGGTGAAGCAGATCTCTCCCGATATCAATGAAGCCGATGTGGATAATGAACTGGATTACATCCGCAAAATTTCTGGTTCCTTTGAACATGATGCGGCCAAAGCCTTTGAATCTGAAGACTTTGCAACCCTCGAAGTGGAAGAACTGGGTGCCGACGGAAAGCCTTCCGGACATAAGCTGAATCCCAAATTCTTCAGCATGCGGTCAGAAGAGTTTTCTGAATCGGACAAACAAAAGCTCATCGGCAAATCCAAAGGAGATTCCGTTGCGCTGACGATGCTTGATGGTACCGAAAGCGGGCGTCCGGTGCAGGTTACCATTCAGAATGTCACTGCCCTTAAAAAGGCCGATCTGACTGATGATTTTGTAAAAGACTATACAAAAGGTCAGTTCCAGACGGTCGATGCGTTTCGTGAGAACCTGAAGGAAGGCATTGCCCGGCGGTTTGCCCGGCGCAGTGAAACCAGTCTGCAGGATTCCATCATGGATGAACTGGTCGGACTTGCTGAAATGGAAATTCCCGAAACACTGGTTGAGGCCTTTCTCGAAAACTTCATTCACGAAGTGGCCCATCAGCAAAAGGATCATAAACTTCCTGCCGATTTCGATGAAAACAGTTACCGCGCCCAGAATAAACCTCTGGCTGAGCGCAGCGCCAAATGGTATCTGATCAAGCAAAACCTCATCGAAAAAGAGAATCTGGCTGTGACTGAAGACGATTTTACAGCCTACCTGAAAAAGGTCTCTGAGCAGGATAAAATTCCAGTGGAATCGTTGCGTCGGGCTTATTCAAAACCCGATGCCCGTGAGTCAGTTAACAACATGATTCTGACCGATAAGCTGGTTTCCCTGATCACATCAAAAGTGAAGGTGACCATGGTTGCTCCCGAAGACTTCAAACTCCGGGTTCAGAACGCCTGA
- the clpP gene encoding ATP-dependent Clp endopeptidase proteolytic subunit ClpP — translation MYKTPDFHNNLVPMVIEQTGRGERAYDIFSRLLKERIIFIGSPIDDVTASLVIAQLLFLESEDPERDIFMYLNTPGGSISSGLAIYDTMQYVKPDVATICIGMAASMGAVLLAGGKAGKRSVLPNSRVMIHQPWMGGVQGQATDIEIHAREILKMKENLYQILARHTGQTFDKIHKDSERDYWLSATEAKEYGLVDEILERKP, via the coding sequence ATGTACAAGACCCCCGATTTTCACAACAACCTCGTTCCCATGGTTATCGAACAAACCGGTCGCGGCGAACGGGCTTATGACATTTTCTCCCGGTTACTGAAGGAACGGATCATTTTCATCGGATCTCCCATTGATGATGTAACGGCCTCCCTGGTTATTGCTCAGCTGCTTTTCCTGGAATCGGAAGACCCTGAACGCGACATTTTTATGTATCTGAATACGCCGGGCGGATCGATTTCTTCGGGTCTGGCCATTTATGATACCATGCAGTACGTTAAACCCGATGTGGCAACCATCTGTATCGGAATGGCCGCTTCCATGGGAGCTGTTCTTCTTGCCGGCGGTAAAGCAGGCAAACGGTCGGTATTGCCCAACAGCCGGGTCATGATTCACCAGCCATGGATGGGCGGGGTTCAGGGCCAGGCCACTGATATTGAAATTCATGCTCGGGAAATCCTGAAAATGAAAGAAAATCTGTATCAGATTCTGGCCCGGCATACCGGTCAGACCTTCGATAAGATTCACAAAGATTCTGAACGCGATTACTGGCTGTCGGCTACCGAAGCCAAAGAATACGGCCTCGTCGATGAAATTCTGGAACGGAAACCATGA
- the clpX gene encoding ATP-dependent Clp protease ATP-binding subunit ClpX has protein sequence MSKTENLRIKCSFCGRPSTEVNSMVAGLSAYICDRCVNSAVEIIYNNAKSSETQSISDKPAQTVRRLKPREIKEALDQYVIGQDEAKVALSVAVYNHYKRIDNKKVSKEFDQVDIDKSNILLVGPTGTGKTLLAQTLAKVLDVPFCIADATALTEAGYVGEDVESILVRLLQAADYDLESAERGIVYIDEIDKIARKSDNPSITRDVSGEGVQQALLKILEGTVAGVPPKGGRKHPEQSLINVNTKNILFICGGAFDGLEKIIARRLNRGTIGFKSEVSQEVRMKEDHTILKFVQPEDLLLYGLIPEFIGRLPVVSALEPLDDEMLLQILTKPKNALVKQYQKLFKLEETDLVITDSAMKVIVRQAIERGTGARGLRSILEEKMIPVMFDLPSRKNVRKCIIDEGVILGTSEPEFLLREQNVA, from the coding sequence ATGAGTAAGACCGAGAACCTCCGGATAAAATGTTCGTTTTGCGGACGACCCTCCACCGAAGTGAATTCGATGGTGGCTGGTCTGAGCGCCTACATCTGCGACCGGTGTGTGAACAGTGCGGTTGAAATTATTTATAACAATGCCAAGTCCTCCGAAACCCAGTCCATTTCCGATAAACCGGCACAGACCGTTCGCCGGCTGAAGCCACGGGAAATTAAAGAGGCACTTGACCAGTACGTGATCGGCCAGGACGAGGCTAAAGTGGCTTTGTCTGTGGCGGTTTATAATCATTATAAACGGATTGACAACAAAAAGGTCAGCAAGGAATTTGATCAGGTCGATATAGACAAGTCGAATATTCTTCTGGTTGGGCCCACCGGAACAGGAAAAACACTCCTGGCCCAGACCCTGGCTAAGGTACTCGATGTCCCGTTTTGCATAGCCGATGCCACAGCGCTGACCGAGGCCGGTTATGTGGGTGAAGACGTGGAAAGCATCCTGGTCCGTTTGCTTCAGGCTGCTGATTATGATCTGGAATCTGCTGAACGCGGAATCGTTTACATTGATGAGATCGATAAAATTGCACGCAAGAGCGACAATCCCTCCATCACCCGCGATGTATCAGGTGAAGGGGTTCAGCAGGCCCTTCTGAAAATTCTGGAAGGCACGGTGGCCGGGGTTCCGCCCAAGGGTGGCAGAAAACATCCCGAACAAAGTCTGATCAACGTCAACACCAAAAATATCCTGTTTATTTGTGGTGGCGCTTTTGACGGACTGGAAAAAATCATTGCCCGTCGTCTGAACCGGGGCACCATTGGGTTTAAATCCGAAGTCAGCCAGGAAGTCAGGATGAAGGAAGATCACACCATTCTGAAGTTCGTACAGCCGGAAGATCTGCTGTTATACGGCCTGATTCCAGAGTTTATTGGTCGCCTGCCTGTGGTGTCTGCTCTTGAACCATTGGATGATGAGATGCTGCTTCAGATTCTCACCAAACCCAAAAATGCGCTGGTAAAACAGTATCAGAAGTTGTTCAAACTGGAAGAAACCGATCTGGTCATCACCGATTCTGCCATGAAGGTGATTGTTCGTCAGGCAATCGAACGTGGAACCGGGGCACGCGGGCTTCGTTCCATTCTGGAAGAGAAAATGATTCCGGTCATGTTCGATCTGCCCAGCCGGAAAAATGTCAGGAAATGCATCATTGATGAGGGGGTTATTCTCGGTACTTCTGAACCGGAATTTCTCCTGCGGGAACAGAACGTCGCCTAA
- a CDS encoding aminoacetone oxidase family FAD-binding enzyme, translating to MKPDVIIVGAGAAGLMTAISAARHGVRTVLLLDQSQRPGLKILMSGGGRCNLTNGELDLNRYRCASVNSLKKVILQFPPSEVIAFFNQLGVSTKTEEPWKKVFPVSDQAQSVLAALLGEIRRAGIRFQFPESVLKLMQQPDGWMVETNHGRYLTPRVVVASGGFSYPHTGSDGRLWNMLDKLGVPMTAPIPALTPLHTNGRQWHQLSGMTLQAALTVTRNGKPLTTRTDSLLFTHQGISGPAAMDVSEWFASESGGTRLTVNFLPGTDLQTADSTFLAYAKLHPDQMVVTWLNQFIPDRLSRLLAELSGTAGIRLNQITRNQRLTLLGLLTGSELPVSGTGGYKKAEVTAGGIELGTLNLKTMEIRTHPGLYTVGEIVDVHGPIGGYNFQWAWSSGWVCGKGLAV from the coding sequence ATGAAACCCGATGTAATCATTGTTGGTGCCGGTGCGGCCGGACTGATGACTGCCATCTCGGCTGCCAGACATGGTGTCCGGACAGTTCTCCTGCTCGATCAGAGCCAGCGCCCCGGCCTAAAAATCCTGATGTCGGGCGGCGGTCGGTGCAATCTGACCAACGGGGAACTTGACCTGAACCGGTACCGGTGTGCCTCGGTCAACAGTCTGAAAAAGGTGATTCTTCAGTTTCCTCCCAGCGAGGTCATCGCTTTCTTTAACCAATTGGGCGTATCAACCAAAACCGAGGAGCCGTGGAAAAAGGTCTTTCCGGTTTCCGATCAGGCCCAATCGGTCCTTGCGGCTCTGTTGGGTGAAATCAGACGGGCCGGAATCCGGTTCCAATTCCCGGAATCTGTCCTGAAGTTGATGCAGCAGCCTGATGGCTGGATGGTTGAAACCAACCATGGCCGGTATCTGACACCACGGGTGGTTGTGGCCTCAGGCGGATTTTCCTATCCGCACACCGGCAGTGACGGACGGCTTTGGAACATGCTGGACAAGCTGGGAGTCCCCATGACAGCGCCCATTCCGGCCCTGACCCCTCTTCACACCAATGGCCGGCAGTGGCATCAGCTTTCCGGAATGACCCTTCAGGCCGCATTAACTGTCACCAGAAATGGGAAACCACTCACCACCCGGACCGACAGTCTGTTATTCACCCACCAGGGAATCAGTGGTCCGGCCGCCATGGACGTGAGCGAATGGTTCGCTTCAGAATCCGGCGGAACCAGGCTCACCGTCAATTTTCTTCCAGGAACCGATCTGCAAACAGCAGATTCCACCTTTCTTGCCTATGCAAAATTGCATCCCGATCAGATGGTTGTCACCTGGCTGAACCAGTTCATTCCGGACCGTCTTTCCCGTTTACTCGCAGAACTTTCGGGAACCGCCGGAATACGCCTTAATCAGATTACACGGAATCAGCGACTGACTTTACTTGGATTGCTGACGGGATCGGAATTGCCGGTCAGCGGAACAGGTGGGTATAAAAAGGCCGAGGTAACCGCTGGTGGTATTGAACTGGGGACCCTCAATCTGAAAACCATGGAAATCAGAACCCATCCGGGTCTGTATACAGTGGGGGAAATTGTTGATGTCCACGGCCCCATCGGAGGTTATAACTTCCAATGGGCGTGGAGCAGCGGATGGGTATGTGGAAAAGGACTCGCTGTTTAG
- the rocF gene encoding arginase: MKIRLIDVPMDLGAGRRGVDMGPSALRLAGIKEKINRMGFHVEDDQDDIFVPIPEHGHISDPKLKFIGEIQTACEHLARRVELAKSEGAFPIVMGGDHSIAIGTIAGLSAYYRKQGKRLGVVWVDAHADMNTPETSPTGNIHGMPLAVNVGLGARELTSLHGDFRKVDPKNVALIGIRDLDEDEKKNVRAMGIHAYTMADIDRMGIYQVIHEAISILKEQVDVLHISFDVDGMDPAVAPGVGTPVMGGLRYRETHLIMETLAETGLVGSMEITEINPILDIRNQTAEVAVEMVASALGKTIL, encoded by the coding sequence ATGAAAATCAGATTAATTGATGTCCCCATGGATCTTGGGGCGGGACGGCGTGGGGTCGATATGGGACCTTCTGCCTTAAGACTGGCCGGAATTAAGGAAAAAATCAACCGGATGGGTTTCCATGTGGAAGATGACCAGGATGATATTTTTGTGCCCATACCAGAGCACGGCCACATATCGGATCCCAAACTGAAATTCATTGGAGAAATTCAAACCGCCTGTGAACATCTGGCCAGACGGGTTGAACTTGCCAAATCAGAAGGTGCCTTTCCCATTGTGATGGGCGGAGATCATTCCATTGCCATCGGGACCATTGCGGGATTGTCTGCCTATTACCGCAAACAAGGAAAACGCCTGGGGGTGGTTTGGGTCGATGCCCATGCCGACATGAACACACCAGAAACCTCTCCAACGGGTAATATCCATGGAATGCCATTGGCAGTGAATGTGGGTCTTGGAGCAAGGGAACTGACCAGCTTACATGGTGATTTCAGAAAGGTCGATCCGAAAAATGTCGCTTTGATCGGTATCCGGGACCTGGATGAAGATGAAAAGAAAAATGTCAGGGCCATGGGCATTCATGCCTACACCATGGCCGACATTGACCGGATGGGAATTTATCAGGTGATTCATGAGGCCATTTCCATTCTGAAGGAGCAGGTCGATGTTCTTCACATCAGTTTTGATGTGGATGGAATGGATCCGGCCGTGGCTCCGGGTGTCGGAACACCGGTCATGGGCGGGTTGCGTTACCGGGAGACCCATCTGATCATGGAAACCCTTGCTGAAACCGGTCTGGTCGGGTCCATGGAAATCACCGAGATCAATCCGATTCTGGATATCAGAAATCAAACGGCTGAGGTGGCTGTTGAAATGGTGGCCAGTGCATTAGGGAAAACCATTTTGTAA
- a CDS encoding sulfotransferase — MRPNFLLIGANKGGTTSIYNYLKSHPDIFVSPAKEPSFFIFEGKEIPFIPGTRKLAPYATTLEDYEKLFETVDGEKAVGECSTGYLTNLKVIPRIKELLPDVRIVAVLRNPIERAYSNYRDYVARGIENRTFSKAIREEMESIRSGSSYGHRPYLQYGMYAEGLAGYLSAFGKDRVHVIFFEDLNKDPLGTMRSVYRFLEVDDSHVPNVEERRNVSDKSDKIHLLKRQKAITWLKNIVPGSFRSILKPMLQSMIKGDQLTPAIRRELRDFFVGDIRKLESLVQRDLSAWKK, encoded by the coding sequence TTGAGGCCAAATTTTTTACTGATCGGTGCGAATAAAGGTGGTACCACCTCCATATATAACTACCTGAAAAGTCATCCCGACATCTTTGTATCACCAGCAAAGGAACCCTCCTTTTTCATTTTTGAAGGGAAAGAAATCCCGTTTATTCCTGGAACCAGAAAGTTGGCACCTTATGCCACAACTTTGGAGGACTATGAGAAACTCTTTGAAACAGTGGACGGGGAAAAGGCAGTTGGGGAGTGTTCTACCGGTTACCTCACCAATTTAAAAGTCATTCCACGGATCAAGGAATTGCTTCCGGATGTTCGGATTGTGGCCGTTCTTCGCAATCCCATTGAACGGGCCTATTCCAATTACAGAGATTATGTGGCCCGCGGAATTGAAAACAGGACCTTCAGCAAGGCCATCCGTGAAGAAATGGAATCGATCCGTTCCGGTTCCTCCTATGGTCATCGCCCTTACCTGCAATACGGAATGTATGCAGAAGGACTGGCCGGTTATCTGAGTGCCTTTGGAAAGGACCGGGTACATGTCATATTCTTTGAGGATTTAAACAAAGACCCGCTGGGCACGATGCGCTCTGTATACCGGTTTCTTGAAGTCGATGATTCCCATGTGCCCAATGTGGAGGAAAGACGCAATGTGAGCGATAAATCGGATAAAATTCATCTGCTTAAAAGGCAAAAGGCGATTACCTGGCTGAAAAATATCGTTCCGGGGTCATTCCGGTCCATCCTGAAGCCCATGTTACAATCGATGATAAAAGGAGATCAATTGACTCCGGCCATCCGCAGAGAGTTGCGTGACTTTTTTGTGGGTGATATCCGTAAGCTGGAGTCCCTGGTCCAACGGGACTTATCTGCCTGGAAAAAGTAA
- a CDS encoding pantoate--beta-alanine ligase, giving the protein MEIIHTQSDLIHELSIARQAGRRIGLVPTMGALHEGHLSLIEAISEHCDCVVVSVFVNPLQFGPNEDYSKYPRVHEADARLAEEQDVDFLFIPEVAEMYTAGSQTRVTVGELSTRLCGKSRPGHFDGVTTVVAKLFNIVQPHVAAFGEKDRQQLIIIKRMVEDLNIPVEILAVPTCREADGLAMSSRNAYLSSEERSEATRLVGALTHMEAMINTGESHAPLVTEAGRQLITAYTGARLDYLEIVNPVTLASIDELIPGTDVLLAGAAWFGSTRLIDNRMVKVPIFS; this is encoded by the coding sequence TTGGAAATTATTCACACACAATCCGATCTGATTCATGAACTGTCAATTGCCCGTCAGGCCGGCCGGCGTATCGGTTTGGTTCCCACCATGGGAGCCCTTCATGAGGGGCATCTGAGCCTTATTGAGGCCATTTCTGAACACTGTGATTGTGTGGTGGTATCCGTCTTTGTTAATCCGCTCCAGTTTGGACCTAATGAGGACTATTCAAAATACCCACGGGTTCATGAAGCCGATGCCCGCCTGGCCGAAGAACAGGATGTGGATTTTTTATTTATCCCTGAAGTTGCTGAGATGTATACTGCCGGGTCACAAACAAGGGTCACTGTCGGAGAGCTTTCCACGCGTTTATGCGGAAAATCGCGTCCGGGTCATTTTGACGGCGTGACCACCGTGGTGGCAAAACTATTCAATATTGTACAACCCCATGTGGCAGCCTTCGGCGAGAAGGACCGTCAGCAATTGATTATCATCAAACGAATGGTGGAAGATCTGAATATTCCGGTGGAAATACTGGCTGTTCCCACCTGCCGCGAAGCCGACGGCCTTGCCATGAGTTCACGGAATGCTTATCTGTCTTCAGAAGAACGGTCCGAAGCAACCCGGTTGGTCGGTGCCCTGACACACATGGAAGCCATGATCAACACGGGTGAAAGTCACGCTCCTTTGGTTACTGAGGCCGGCCGGCAATTGATCACAGCCTACACAGGGGCCCGGTTGGACTATCTTGAAATCGTAAATCCGGTGACCCTTGCTTCCATCGATGAACTGATACCGGGAACCGACGTGCTGCTTGCTGGTGCGGCCTGGTTCGGATCGACCCGCCTCATTGATAACCGGATGGTGAAAGTCCCCATTTTTAGCTGA
- a CDS encoding Bax inhibitor-1/YccA family protein: MSELKSYETVSSSPSHSATAGSQAGTAAASEIMNKVFMWMTVGLALTGSTALWFASSPLILQLTPMTMIVLFLVQLGLVFWLSARVMSMQPTTAILVFLVYSALTGVTLAPIFLVYTSASIGTTFLITAATFGVMATYGIVTNQDLTKVGNIAFMALIGLIIASVVNWFLQSPVMHYIISGIGVLVFTALTAYDAQKIKEMSHQLQGESQDVQTRASILGALSLYLDFINLFIMLLQFFGARRD; the protein is encoded by the coding sequence ATGAGTGAATTAAAATCATACGAAACCGTGAGCAGCAGTCCTTCCCATTCTGCAACCGCAGGCAGTCAGGCAGGAACGGCAGCTGCCAGTGAAATCATGAACAAAGTGTTCATGTGGATGACCGTGGGTCTGGCCCTGACCGGTTCCACAGCGCTTTGGTTTGCTTCCAGCCCTCTGATCCTGCAACTGACCCCCATGACCATGATTGTCCTGTTCCTCGTTCAGTTGGGACTGGTATTCTGGTTGTCGGCCCGGGTGATGTCCATGCAGCCGACCACAGCCATTCTTGTGTTTCTGGTCTATTCTGCCCTGACTGGTGTGACACTGGCCCCCATCTTTCTGGTGTATACTTCCGCTTCCATCGGAACCACATTTCTGATCACAGCGGCCACCTTTGGCGTAATGGCCACCTACGGAATTGTGACCAATCAGGATCTGACCAAAGTGGGTAATATTGCCTTCATGGCACTGATCGGACTAATTATCGCCTCGGTTGTTAACTGGTTTCTGCAAAGTCCGGTTATGCACTATATCATTTCTGGTATCGGGGTTCTGGTTTTCACTGCACTTACGGCTTATGATGCCCAGAAAATCAAGGAAATGAGCCATCAGCTTCAGGGAGAGTCACAGGACGTTCAGACACGTGCCTCTATTCTGGGTGCCCTGAGCCTGTACCTGGATTTCATCAACCTGTTCATCATGTTGCTTCAGTTCTTCGGCGCCCGCCGCGACTGA